In Notamacropus eugenii isolate mMacEug1 chromosome 1, mMacEug1.pri_v2, whole genome shotgun sequence, one genomic interval encodes:
- the NRARP gene encoding notch-regulated ankyrin repeat-containing protein has product MSQAELSTCSAPQSQRIFQEAVRKGNTKELQSLLQNMTNCEFNVNSFGPEGQTALHQSVIDGNLELVKLLVKFGADIRLANRDGWSALHIAAFGGHQDIVLYLITKAKYSASGR; this is encoded by the coding sequence ATGAGCCAGGCGGAGCTGTCCACCTGCTCGGCCCCGCAGAGCCAGCGAATCTTCCAGGAGGCGGTGCGCAAGGGGAACACGAAGGAGCTGCAGTCGCTGCTACAGAACATGACGAACTGCGAGTTCAACGTGAACTCGTTCGGGCCCGAGGGCCAGACGGCGCTGCACCAGTCGGTCATTGACGGCAACTTGGAGCTGGTGAAGCTGCTGGTCAAGTTCGGCGCCGACATCCGCCTGGCCAACCGCGACGGCTGGAGCGCGCTGCACATCGCCGCCTTCGGGGGTCACCAGGACATCGTGTTATACCTCATCACCAAGGCCAAGTACTCGGCCAGCGGCCGGTGA